CGTCTGGACATCAAGGACGAGGCGACCGCCGACGCCGCCCGCGCCGCCATCAAGGCCGGCGACTTCACCATCAACTCGGTCGAGAAGAAGCCGGTCCGGCGCAATCCGGCGCCGCCCTTCACCACCTCGACCCTGCAACAGGAAGCCTCGCGCAAGCTGGGTTTCACCGCCCAGCGCACCATGCAGGCGGCGCAGAAACTGTATGAGGGCGTCGACGAGACCGGCGGCCTGATCACCTATATGCGGACCGACGGCGTCTCGGTCAGCCCCGAGGGCCTGGCTCAGGCCCGTGAGGTCATCGGCAAGGAATATGGCCCCGCCTATGTCCCGTCCGAGCCGCGCTTCTACAAGGTCAAGGCCAAGAACGCTCAGGAAGCGCACGAAGCGATCCGGCCCACCAATATCGCCCGTCTGCCTGAATCCGTGCGGCTCGATTCGGACCTACAGCGTCTGTACGAGCTGATCTGGAAGCGGATGGTCGCTTCGCAGATGGAGGCCGCGCGTCTGGACCGCACCACGGTCGAGATCGAAACCCCCGACGGCCAGACCGGCCTGCGCGCCACCGGCCAGGTGGTCACCTTCGACGGCTTCCTGGCCGTCTATGAGGAAGGCCGCGACGAGAACCAGAAGGGCGCTGAAGGCGACGAGGGCGAGGACGACGCCAGCCGCCTGCCCGCCCTGAAGGAAGGCGCCAAGGCCAAGGTCGACGCCATCCGCACCGACCAGCATTTCACCGAACCGCCCCCGCGCTATTCCGAAGCAACCCTGGTCAAGAAGCTGGAAGAACTGGGCATCGGCCGCCCGTCGACCTATGCCTCGACCCTGTCGACGCTACGCGACCGCGAATATGTCCGCGTCGACAAGAACCGCTTCTATCCCGAGGATAAGGGACGGCTGGTCACGGCCTTCCTGGAGCAGTTCTTCGCCAAATGGGTCGAATACGACTTCACCGCCGCGTTGGAGACACGTCTGGATGAGGTGTCGGCCGGCGACCTGAACTGGAAGGTGCTGCTGCGCGAGTTCTGGCAGGACTTCCACGCCGCGACGCAGGCCGCAGGGGAACTGCGCACTACCGCCATTCTGGACGCCCTGAACGAAAGCCTGGGCGCCCACATCTTCCCGGACAAGGGCGACGGTTCGGACCCGCGCAAATGCCCCCTGTGCCATCAGGGCCAGCTCAGCCTGAAGACCAGCCGTTTCGGCGCCTTCATCGGTTGCTCGCGCTATCCTGAGTGCAAATACACCCGCCCCGTCGCGAGCCCTTCGGCCGAGGATGGATCGGCGGAAAGCGGCGACCGCGAACTGGGCGTCGACCCGGCGACCGGCCAGCCGGTGCAGCTGAAGATCGGCCGCTTCGGCCCCTATATCGAAATCACCCCGCCGGACGGGGAAAAGCCCAAACGCTCGTCCCTGCCCAAGGGCTGGTCGCCCGCCTCGCTTACTCTGGATCAGGCTCTGCGCCTTCTGGCCCTGCCGCGCGAGGTCGGGGTCCACCCCGAGGACGGCAAGATGATCACGGCCGGCCTGGGCCGTTACGGACCCTTCGTCCTGCACGCCGGCACCTACGCCAACGTCTCGGACATCGACGAAGTGTTCGAGGTCGGCCTGAACCGCGCCGTCGCCCTGCTGGCCGAAAAACGCGCCGGTCGCTCCGGTCGCGGTTCCGCCGCCGCCCCGCTGAAGGACCTGGGGGCCCACCCGGAAACGGGCGAGCCGATCCACGTCATGGCCGGCCGCTTCGGCCCCTACGTCAAGTCCGGCAAGATCAACGCCACCCTGCCCAAGGGAACCGCGCCGGAAGACCTGACGCTGGAAGACGCCCTGCCCCTGCTGGCCGCCAAGGCCGGCGCCGCGCCCAAGAAGAAGGCTCCGGCCGCCAAGAAGGCCGCCGCGCCGAAAAAGGCTGCGGCGAAGAAGCCTGCCGCCAAGAAGTCGCCAGCCAAAAAGGCCGCCAAGCCCAGGACCGAAGACTGATCCGTCATCGCCTTTCCGTCGCGCCGTGACGGAAGGGCGAACTCGGCCCTTTGGATCAGGTCAGGCTCGCGTCCTGCGCCAAAACCCGTTCGGCGCGTTCTGCGCGGCGCGCGGTGATCCAGGCGATCACGCCGGCCAGCGCCAGGACCAGGGCCGAGATATAGAAGCTAAGCCCCGGCGCATGGACGATCGCGTCGATGACGGCCAGCCCGTGCCGGTCCAGCCAGGTGGTCAGAGGCGCGAACCCGCCCCCGACCGACAGCGAATAGATCCAGCCGAAGAACAGGGGCGAGGCGACGCCGGCGATCGACGCCACGCTCATGGTGGCGCCCTGCAACTGCCCCTGCTCGCTTTCGGATACCTGCCGGGTCATCAGCGACTGCAGCGTCGGCATGGCCAGGCCCCACAGCGCGTTCGGAAGCATGGCCATCACGAACATCCAGCCCGTCGGCGCCCAGCCCATCATGGCGATGCCGCAGCTTCCCCCGACCAGGCCCAGCAGCATGGTCTTTCGATCGCCCAGCGCCTTGGTCACAGGTCCGACCACAAGCCCCTGAACGGTCATGTCCAACGCCCCGACCATCGCCAGCAGCAGCCCCACCTCGCGCGGCCCCCAACCGTAGCGGTATTGAGCATAGAGCACGAACACCGCCGAAAAGACGTGGTGGGCGAAGTGCAGCAGGAAGGTCACGCCGGCCAGGCCCGTCAACTCCGGGTGACGGCCCAGCAGCACCATCGCCCCGACCGGATTGGCGCGCCGCCAGCTGAACTTCATCCGCTTCTCGACCGTCAGGCTCTCGGGCAGGATGATCAGGCCATAGAAGAAGGCGATCCCCGACATCAGGGCGGCGGCCCAGAAGGGCGCGCGCGGGCTGATCTCGCCCAGGAAGCCGCCGATGACCGGCCCCAGCACGAAGCCGCCGGAAAAGGCCGCGCCGATCAGGCCATAGGCCTTTGCCCGCCCCTCGACCGGAGTGACGTCGGCCATATAGGCGTAAATGGTGGTGAAACTGGACGAGGTGACGCCGGCCACGATCCGCCCGACCGCCAGCCACCACAGGTTCGGCGCAACCGCCATCAGCACATAGTCGATGGCCAGGCCGGCGCAGCTGAGCAGGATCACCGGCCGCCGCCCATATTGATCCGACAGGGAGCCGATGATCGGCGAGGCGACAAACTGCATCCCCGCCCACAGCGCCACGAAAACCCCGTTGATGATCCCGGCCTGAGCGTTCGAGCCGACGAAATCTTCGATCAACTGCGGCAGGACGGGGATGATGATGCCCATCGCCACGATGTCGAGCACCGCCGTCACGAAGATGAAGCCGATAGCCGCCTTCAATCGTCGTTCTGAAATGGCGGTCATGGCGTGGTCTCGACTGTTTCGGTCAGGCTCATTAGCCGCGCGCCCGGGTTTCGCACAGGGCCGATTGCGGTCGTCGGCGGCCTGCCCGACCCTCGCCCTATTTGCCCTTCGCGCTCCGGGTCGCTACATCCGCCCGAACCTCCCACGTCAAGACGAACCCGAAGGGCGAAACCGCACCTCATGGCGCAGCAATATATTTTCCAGATGCAGGGTCTGACCAAGACCTTCCCCGGCGGCCGCAAGATCTTCGAGAACATCTGGCTCAGCTTCTACAACGACGCCAAGATCGGCGTCGTCGGCGTCAACGGCTCGGGTAAGTCCACCCTGCTGAAGATCATGGCCGGCCTCGACAACGAGTTCACGGGCGAGGCCCGCGCGGCCGACGGCGTCAAGCGCGGCTATCTGGAACAGGAGCCCCAGCTCGATCCCGCCCTGAACGTCCGCCAGAACGTCGAGGCCTGGTGCGAAGAAAAACAGTGGGTCAACCGCTTCAACGAGGTCGCCGCCGAACTGGGCGAAAACTACACCGACGACCTGATGGAGGAGATGACGTCTCTTCAGGAAAAGATCGACGCCGGCGACGTCTGGGACATCGACAGCCGTATTGATCAGGCCATGGGCGCCCTGCGCTGCCCGCCCGACGACTGGGAAGTCACCAACCTGTCAGGCGGTGAGAAGCGCCGCGTGGCCCTGGCCCGCCTGCTGCTGTCCAAGCCTGACATGCTGCTGCTCGACGAACCGACCAACCACCTGGACGCCGAGTCCGTCGCCTGGCTGCAGCACCACCTGGAAAACTTCCCCGGCTGCGTCATCCTGGTGACCCACGACCGCTACTTCCTGGACCTCGTCACCAAATGGACGCTGGAGCTGGACCGCGGCAAGGGCCACCCGCACGAGGGCAACTACTCCTCGTGGCTGGAAGCCAAGCAGAAGCGCGTCGTTCAGGAGAACTCGGAATCCGAAGCCCGCCAGCGCGCCCTCACCCGCGAACTGGAATGGGTCCGTTCGGGCGCCAAGGCCCGCCAGGCCAAGTCCAAGGCCCGTCTGGCCGCCTATGAGCGGATGGTGGACGAGCAGGAATCGATGCGCGGCGCCCAGACCCACGCCCACATCCAGATCCCGCCTGGCCCGCGTCTCGGCAATGTCGTGCTGGAAGTCGAAGGCCTGCAAAAATCCTATGGCGACAAAAACCTGTTCGACAACCTGACCTTCAAACTGCCGCCCAACGGCATCGTCGGCGTCATCGGTCCCAACGGCGCCGGCAAGTCGACCATGTTCAAGCTGATCACCGGCCAGGAGCAACCCGACGGCGGCACGATCAAGGTCGGCGAAACGGTCAAGCTGGCCTATGTCGACCAGTCGCGCGACGATCTGAAGCCGGAAGAAACCATCTGGCAGGCGATCAGCGGCGGCACCGACGTGATGATGGTGGGCAAGCGCGAGATTAACACCCGCGCCTATGTCGGCAGCTTCAACTTCAAGGGCGGCGACCAGCAGAAGAAGGTCGGCCAGTTGTCGGGCGGTGAGCGCAACCGCGTCCACCTGGCCAAGACCCTGGCCTCTGGCGGCAACCTGATCCTCCTCGACGAACCGACCAACGACCTGGATATCGAGACCCTTCAGAACCTCGAAGAGGCGCTGGAAGAGTTCGCGGGCTGCGCCGTGGTCATCTCCCACGACCGCTGGTTCCTAGACCGTCTGGCCACCCACATTCTCGCTTTCGAGGGCGACGGCCACGTGGAATGGTTCGAGGGCAATTTCGAAGCCTACGAACAGGACAAGATGCGCCGCCTCGGCGCCGACAGCATCATCCCCAAACGCATCCAGCACCAGAAGTTCGGTCGCTGATCAAACCATGATAGGATGCGGGACATGAGCGATCTTCTGTCCCGCATCACTATCGACGCAAACCAGTGCGGGGGCCGCCCCTGCATTCGTGGAATGCGCATTCGGGTTCAGGATGTGCTGGACATGCTCGCGGGCGGGGCCAGTCACGAAGACATCCTGACTGATTATCCCTATCTTGAGCCGGACGACATCCGCGCCAGCCTGGCCTATGCGGCCGCATCGATTGGCGACACGATTGTCATCGCCGCATGAAGTTCGTCGTCGACGCCCAGTTGCCGCCATCGCTCGCCGACTGGCTGAAGACGCAGGGGCACGATGCAGACCATGTTTCCACCCTGCTTGCACTTGATGCGTCCGATGATGACATCTGGCGTCTGGCCAGGACGGAGCACCGCATTATCGTCACCAAGGACCGGGATTTCGCTCTGTGGGCCTCGGACCGACGTGAAGGCCCCCAGGTCGTCTGGCTTCGCATCGGTAATGCGACGACCCCCTCGCTGTTGACGTGGCTGACGCCAAAGTGGTCTCTGATTCAGGATCGGCTGAACGAGGATGTTCATCTGATCGAGGTGCGCGCATGACCCAACGCCCCGCCGTTCTCATCATGCAGCGGCATCTGGCGCCGCTTTCCGGCTTTCTGGAGAGCGCCTATGACGTCTACCGCTTCTGGGAGGGGCCGCCGGTCGAGGCCGCCCACGATATCCGCGTCATGGTCGTCGCCGGGGAATATCCGCTCGACAAGGCGCTGATCGAGAAACTGCCCAATCTCGGCCTGATCGCCTGTTTCACCTCCGGCTATGACGGCATCGACATCGAATGGTGCCGGGCGCGCGGCCTGCCCGTCACCCATGCGCCGGGCGTCAATCACGAGGACGTCGCCGATCACGCCCTGGGTCTGATCCTGGCCGCCCGGCGCCAGATCGCCACGGGTGACCGTCAGGTCCGGTCAGGCGGCTGGACGATCGAAACCCGCACCATCACCGCCTCCATCGGCGAGCAGAAGCTGGGCGTCGTCGGTCTGGGCCATATCGGCAAGGCCGTCGCCCGGCGCGCCGAGGCCTTCCGCATGGCTGTCAGCTGGTGGGGTCCGCGTCCGCACGAGGCCGAATGGCCGCGCGCCGACACGCTGCTGGCTCTCGCCAAGGCCAGCGACATTCTGGTGGTCGCGTGCAAGGCGGACGAGACCAATCGCGGCCTGATTTCGCGCCAAGTTCTTGACGCGCTTGGCCCGGACGGCCTGCTGGTCAATGTCTCGCGCGGCCAGGTGGTGGACGAAGACGCCCTGATCGCCGCCCTGAAGTCAGGCACGCTTGGCCAGGCCGCGCTGGACGTCTTCGTCGAGGAACCGACCGATCCGGCCCGCTGGACCGACGTGCCCAACACCCTGCTGACGCCCCACACCGGCGGCGCCACGACCGCCGGGGTTCAGGGCATGTTGGTGCTTATGATCGAGAACCTTCAGGCCTATTTCGCAGGCGAGCCCTTGAAGACGCCGGTTTCCTAGTCGGATTTTGCTTGCCAAATCACATAAGGATATCCTTATGTGATTATATGAGCCTGTCCGCCGATCAGACCGTCGAAGCCCTGCGCGCCGCTGGCGAGCCCACCCGTTTGCGCGTCCTTTCCCTGCTGGCGGGCGAAGAGCTGTCGGTCATGGAGATGTCGCGGATTCTGGATCAGAGCCAGCCCCGCGTCTCGCGCCATCTGAAACTGATGACAGACGCCGGCCTGATCGAACGCTTCCCGGACGGCGCCCGCGTCTATTACCGCCTGTCGCATGACGCCCAGGCCCGCCGCCTGATCGACACGGTGCTGGACATTCTGGCCGAGGATGCGGGCGAGGCGGACCATCGCCGCCTCGATGAGGTCCGCAAGGACCGCGAGGAAGCCGCCGTCAGCTATTTCGAACAGGTCGCGCCCCAGTGGGACCGCCTGCGCAGCCTCTATGTCAGCGAAAGCGCCGTCGAGGCCGCGCTGGAGAAGGCTGTCGGCCCCGGCCCGTTCGAGCGCGTCGTCGATCTGGGCACAGGCTCGGGCCGGATGCTGACCCTGTTCGGCAAGAAGGCGAAGATGTCGGTCGGGCTGGATCTCAGCCAGAACATGCTCAACATCGCCCGCACCAACGTCACAAAGGCGGGCGTGGAGCAGGTCGAACTGCGCCACGGCGACATCTTCGCCACCCGCCTGCCCGCTGCCAGCGCCGATCTGGTGATCGTGCATCAGGTGCTGCACTACCTGTCCGATCCGTCCGCCGCCGTCGCCGAGGCCGCTCGCCTGGTCAGCCCGAACGGGCGTCTGGTCATCATCGACTTCGCCCCGCACGACTTTGAACACATGCGCGAGGCGCACCAGCATCGCCGCCTCGGCTTCGCGGACAGCGAGATCAACGGCTGGCTGCTTGACGGCGGCTTGACGCCTTCCGCCCCCATCGCCCTGCCGCATGACGCCGAGGGCCTGACCGTGACCATCTGGACGGCGGAACGTCGCCTCCAGGACAGAAAGACCGCCTGATGGCATCGCTTGCTGAAGCCCGCGCCCTGCTGCTCTCCCCTTTGGGCCCCGTCGCCCGTGCGGGTTCGAACCGCGACGAGGTGCGCGTCTCGTTCGAGTTCTTCCCGCCCAAATCGGATGAGGCAGAGGCCAATCTGTGGAAGGCGATCCGTCGGCTGGAGCCGCTGAACCCCGCATTCGTCTCGGTCACCTACGGCGCTGGCGGATCGACGCGTGAGAGGACGCACCGCACGGTCCAGCGCATCATCACCGAAACCAGCCTTCGCCCCGCCGCCCATCTGACCTGCGTCGACGCCAGCCGCGACGAGGTCGATGAGGTCATCGAAGGCTACAAGACCATCGGCGTCGATCACATCGTCGCCCTGCGCGGCGATCCGCCGGGCGCATCAGGCATCGGCGGCGCCTATCAGCCTCGCGCGGACGGCTACGCAAACGCCACCGAACTGACCGCCGCCATCGACCGCATCGGCGGCTTCGACATCACCGTCGGCGCCTATCCCGAACGCCACCCCGAAAGCCCGTCCATCGACCACGACATCGAGGTGTTGAAGGCCAAGGTGGATGCGGGCGCCACCCGCGCGGTCAGCCAGTTCTTCTTCGACATCGACGCCTTCCTGCGTTTCCGCGACCGGGTGCGGGCGGCGGGCGTGACCATTCCCCTGATCCCCGGCGTCATGCCGGTGTCCAACTTCAATGGCCTGAGGCGGATGTGCGGATCGTGCGGCACGTCCGTACCGGACTGGCTGGCGGGACACTTCGACGGGCTTGATGATGACCCTGAGACCCGCAAGCTTCTGGCGGCCTCCGTCGCCGCCGAAACCTGCGCCCGGCTGCAGGAAGAGGGGTTCTCGGACTTCCACTTCTACACCCTGAACCGCGCCGATCTGGTCTATGCGATCTGTCGCGTGCTGGGTGTTCGTGAAACCAAGGCAGTCGCGTAATGACCTCCCCCCTGACCCGGCCAGAACGGATCGCCGCCCTGCACGCGGCGGCCAAGGACCGCATTCTGGTCCTCGACGGATCGTGGGGCGTCATGATCCAGCGGCGCGGGCTGGACGAGGCCGATTTCCGCGCCGACCGCTTCGTCGCCGCCAACGGCTATGACGAAAAGCACCAGATGAAGGGGAACAACGACATCCTCTGCATCACCCGACCCGACGTCATCTCAGACCTGCACGACCAGTATTACGGGGCGGGCGCCGACATATCGGAGACCAACACCTTCTCCGGCACCACCATCGCCCAGGAAGACTATCGGCTGGACGCGCAAGCCGTGTGGGACATCAATCTGCAAGGCGCCCGGCTGGCCCGCGCCGCCGCCGACCGATGGACCGAAAAGGAGCCGCACAAGCCGCGCTTCGCCGCCGGTTCCATCGGCCCGTTAAACAAGATGCTGTCCATGTCGTCCGACGTGAACGATCCCGGCGCCCGCAGCGTGACCTTCGATCAGGTCTATGAAGCCTATCGCCATCAGGTGAAGGCGCTGAACGAAGGCGGCGTGGACCTGTATCTGATTGAAACCATCACCGACACGCTGAACTGCAAGGCCTGCATCAAGGCGATCAAGGACTTGGAGGACGAGGGGCTGGAGCCCCTGCCCATCTGGATTTCCGGCACCATTACCGACCGTTCGGGCCGCACCCTGTCGGGTCAAACGGCAGAGGGGTTCTGGAACAGCGTGCGCCACGCCAAACCTTTCGCGGTCGGTTTCAACTGCGCCCTGGGGGCCGACCTGATGCGGCCCTTCATCGCCGAACTCAGCCGCGTCGCCGACACCCTGGTCGCCGCCTATCCCAACGCGGGCCTGCCCAACGCCATGGGCCAGTACGACGAACAACCCCACGAGACCGCCCATTTCATCGAGGAATGGGCCGCCTCGGGCCTGGTCAACATCGTCGGCGGCTGCTGCGGCACGACGCCGGAGCACATTCGCCACGTCGCCGAGGAAGTCGCCCCGCTGAAACCGCGCGCCATCCCCGAACGCCCGGTGGCCATGCGCCTGTCGGGGTTGGAACCCTTCGAGTTGGCTTCCTGATGCGCCCCACCTTCATCAATGTCGGCGAACGGACCAATGTCACCGGCTCGGCCAAATTCCGCAAATTGGTGGTCGAAGGAAACTATTCCGCCGCCCTGGACGTCGCCCGACAGCAGGTCGAGGCCGGCGCCCAGATCATCGACATCAATATGGACGAGGGCCTGCTGGACGGCGTCGTCGCCATGCGGACCTTCCTGAACCTGATCGCGGCCGAGCCCGACATCGCCCGCGTACCGATCATGATCGACAGCTCCAAATGGGAGGTGATCGAGGCGGGGCTGAAGTGCGTTCAGGGCAAGCCGATCGTCAATTCGATCAGCATGAAAGAGGGCGAGGCCAAGTTCCGCGAACAGGCGGTGAAATGCCTGCGCTATGGCGCCGCCGTCGTGGTCATGGCCTTTGACGAGGCGGGTCAGGCCGACACCGCCGCGCGCAAGATCGAGATCTGCACCCGCGCCTACAACATCCTGGTCAACGAGGTCGGCTTCCCGCCCGAGGACATCATCTTCGACCCCAATATCTTCGCCGTGGCGACGGGGATCGAGGAGCACGACAACTACGCCGTCGATTTCATCGAGGCGGTCAGGGTCATCAAGGCTACGCTGCCCTACGCCCGCATTTCAGGCGGGGTGTCCAACGTCTCGTTCAGCTTCCGCGGCA
Above is a genomic segment from Candidatus Brevundimonas colombiensis containing:
- the ettA gene encoding energy-dependent translational throttle protein EttA — encoded protein: MAQQYIFQMQGLTKTFPGGRKIFENIWLSFYNDAKIGVVGVNGSGKSTLLKIMAGLDNEFTGEARAADGVKRGYLEQEPQLDPALNVRQNVEAWCEEKQWVNRFNEVAAELGENYTDDLMEEMTSLQEKIDAGDVWDIDSRIDQAMGALRCPPDDWEVTNLSGGEKRRVALARLLLSKPDMLLLDEPTNHLDAESVAWLQHHLENFPGCVILVTHDRYFLDLVTKWTLELDRGKGHPHEGNYSSWLEAKQKRVVQENSESEARQRALTRELEWVRSGAKARQAKSKARLAAYERMVDEQESMRGAQTHAHIQIPPGPRLGNVVLEVEGLQKSYGDKNLFDNLTFKLPPNGIVGVIGPNGAGKSTMFKLITGQEQPDGGTIKVGETVKLAYVDQSRDDLKPEETIWQAISGGTDVMMVGKREINTRAYVGSFNFKGGDQQKKVGQLSGGERNRVHLAKTLASGGNLILLDEPTNDLDIETLQNLEEALEEFAGCAVVISHDRWFLDRLATHILAFEGDGHVEWFEGNFEAYEQDKMRRLGADSIIPKRIQHQKFGR
- a CDS encoding homocysteine S-methyltransferase family protein, with the protein product MTSPLTRPERIAALHAAAKDRILVLDGSWGVMIQRRGLDEADFRADRFVAANGYDEKHQMKGNNDILCITRPDVISDLHDQYYGAGADISETNTFSGTTIAQEDYRLDAQAVWDINLQGARLARAAADRWTEKEPHKPRFAAGSIGPLNKMLSMSSDVNDPGARSVTFDQVYEAYRHQVKALNEGGVDLYLIETITDTLNCKACIKAIKDLEDEGLEPLPIWISGTITDRSGRTLSGQTAEGFWNSVRHAKPFAVGFNCALGADLMRPFIAELSRVADTLVAAYPNAGLPNAMGQYDEQPHETAHFIEEWAASGLVNIVGGCCGTTPEHIRHVAEEVAPLKPRAIPERPVAMRLSGLEPFELAS
- a CDS encoding TCR/Tet family MFS transporter, producing MTAISERRLKAAIGFIFVTAVLDIVAMGIIIPVLPQLIEDFVGSNAQAGIINGVFVALWAGMQFVASPIIGSLSDQYGRRPVILLSCAGLAIDYVLMAVAPNLWWLAVGRIVAGVTSSSFTTIYAYMADVTPVEGRAKAYGLIGAAFSGGFVLGPVIGGFLGEISPRAPFWAAALMSGIAFFYGLIILPESLTVEKRMKFSWRRANPVGAMVLLGRHPELTGLAGVTFLLHFAHHVFSAVFVLYAQYRYGWGPREVGLLLAMVGALDMTVQGLVVGPVTKALGDRKTMLLGLVGGSCGIAMMGWAPTGWMFVMAMLPNALWGLAMPTLQSLMTRQVSESEQGQLQGATMSVASIAGVASPLFFGWIYSLSVGGGFAPLTTWLDRHGLAVIDAIVHAPGLSFYISALVLALAGVIAWITARRAERAERVLAQDASLT
- a CDS encoding 2-hydroxyacid dehydrogenase is translated as MTQRPAVLIMQRHLAPLSGFLESAYDVYRFWEGPPVEAAHDIRVMVVAGEYPLDKALIEKLPNLGLIACFTSGYDGIDIEWCRARGLPVTHAPGVNHEDVADHALGLILAARRQIATGDRQVRSGGWTIETRTITASIGEQKLGVVGLGHIGKAVARRAEAFRMAVSWWGPRPHEAEWPRADTLLALAKASDILVVACKADETNRGLISRQVLDALGPDGLLVNVSRGQVVDEDALIAALKSGTLGQAALDVFVEEPTDPARWTDVPNTLLTPHTGGATTAGVQGMLVLMIENLQAYFAGEPLKTPVS
- the metF gene encoding methylenetetrahydrofolate reductase [NAD(P)H], yielding MASLAEARALLLSPLGPVARAGSNRDEVRVSFEFFPPKSDEAEANLWKAIRRLEPLNPAFVSVTYGAGGSTRERTHRTVQRIITETSLRPAAHLTCVDASRDEVDEVIEGYKTIGVDHIVALRGDPPGASGIGGAYQPRADGYANATELTAAIDRIGGFDITVGAYPERHPESPSIDHDIEVLKAKVDAGATRAVSQFFFDIDAFLRFRDRVRAAGVTIPLIPGVMPVSNFNGLRRMCGSCGTSVPDWLAGHFDGLDDDPETRKLLAASVAAETCARLQEEGFSDFHFYTLNRADLVYAICRVLGVRETKAVA
- the topA gene encoding type I DNA topoisomerase; its protein translation is MNLVIVESPAKAKTINKYLGTGYEVLASYGHVRDLPSKDGSVLPDDDFSMHWEADAKGAKRLSEIAEAAKRADRVILATDPDREGEAISWHVLEVLNKKKVLKDTHVERVTFNAITKSAVLDAMANPRQIDMELVEAYLARRALDYLVGFTLSPVLWRKLPGARSAGRVQSVALRIVVDREMEIEKFKPQEYWSIEADLNADSPPFTARLVKHAGKRVQRLDIKDEATADAARAAIKAGDFTINSVEKKPVRRNPAPPFTTSTLQQEASRKLGFTAQRTMQAAQKLYEGVDETGGLITYMRTDGVSVSPEGLAQAREVIGKEYGPAYVPSEPRFYKVKAKNAQEAHEAIRPTNIARLPESVRLDSDLQRLYELIWKRMVASQMEAARLDRTTVEIETPDGQTGLRATGQVVTFDGFLAVYEEGRDENQKGAEGDEGEDDASRLPALKEGAKAKVDAIRTDQHFTEPPPRYSEATLVKKLEELGIGRPSTYASTLSTLRDREYVRVDKNRFYPEDKGRLVTAFLEQFFAKWVEYDFTAALETRLDEVSAGDLNWKVLLREFWQDFHAATQAAGELRTTAILDALNESLGAHIFPDKGDGSDPRKCPLCHQGQLSLKTSRFGAFIGCSRYPECKYTRPVASPSAEDGSAESGDRELGVDPATGQPVQLKIGRFGPYIEITPPDGEKPKRSSLPKGWSPASLTLDQALRLLALPREVGVHPEDGKMITAGLGRYGPFVLHAGTYANVSDIDEVFEVGLNRAVALLAEKRAGRSGRGSAAAPLKDLGAHPETGEPIHVMAGRFGPYVKSGKINATLPKGTAPEDLTLEDALPLLAAKAGAAPKKKAPAAKKAAAPKKAAAKKPAAKKSPAKKAAKPRTED
- a CDS encoding DUF433 domain-containing protein, translating into MSDLLSRITIDANQCGGRPCIRGMRIRVQDVLDMLAGGASHEDILTDYPYLEPDDIRASLAYAAASIGDTIVIAA
- a CDS encoding metalloregulator ArsR/SmtB family transcription factor; the encoded protein is MSLSADQTVEALRAAGEPTRLRVLSLLAGEELSVMEMSRILDQSQPRVSRHLKLMTDAGLIERFPDGARVYYRLSHDAQARRLIDTVLDILAEDAGEADHRRLDEVRKDREEAAVSYFEQVAPQWDRLRSLYVSESAVEAALEKAVGPGPFERVVDLGTGSGRMLTLFGKKAKMSVGLDLSQNMLNIARTNVTKAGVEQVELRHGDIFATRLPAASADLVIVHQVLHYLSDPSAAVAEAARLVSPNGRLVIIDFAPHDFEHMREAHQHRRLGFADSEINGWLLDGGLTPSAPIALPHDAEGLTVTIWTAERRLQDRKTA
- a CDS encoding DUF5615 family PIN-like protein — its product is MKFVVDAQLPPSLADWLKTQGHDADHVSTLLALDASDDDIWRLARTEHRIIVTKDRDFALWASDRREGPQVVWLRIGNATTPSLLTWLTPKWSLIQDRLNEDVHLIEVRA